The Bacteroidales bacterium DNA segment GAAACAGTACTTTTTTCTCATTTTATCATTATTCCTGTTTTCTTGTGGTGCCCGTCCTACAGCCGATAAAGCAAAGACAGAAGAGGCCATAAATACTGAAAAATCAGAGCTGGAACCTGGTGACTGGAAGATCGATAGCACACAATCGGTGATCCGATGGAAAGGATTCAAATCAGGGGGTGCACATTATGGGACTGTTTTACTGAAGGATGGCACATTGAACATAGAAGACGGAGCAGTAACCGGTGGAAAATTCTTCATCGACATGAATTCTATTGTTTGCGAAAACCTGGTGGATACAACCAGTAATAAACGATTGATCCATCATCTAAAAGGCATCGATTTTTTCCATGTCGAACAATTTCCGACCTGTGAGTTTGTCATTACATCAACCACTAAAAAGGAAGGGACAAGACAGGAGATTACCGGAAATCTATTGTTGAGAGGGATCGAAAAAAGCAT contains these protein-coding regions:
- a CDS encoding YceI family protein; the encoded protein is MKQYFFLILSLFLFSCGARPTADKAKTEEAINTEKSELEPGDWKIDSTQSVIRWKGFKSGGAHYGTVLLKDGTLNIEDGAVTGGKFFIDMNSIVCENLVDTTSNKRLIHHLKGIDFFHVEQFPTCEFVITSTTKKEGTRQEITGNLLLRGIEKSITFPADVSIDNKTVTAVTPDFTIDRTQWGVNYGSKSFFKEMKDSFVNDGIEISIRIVAK